From Bradyrhizobium sp. NDS-1, the proteins below share one genomic window:
- a CDS encoding thioesterase family protein produces MQPLEMRHDWLDYNGHVTECRYLQLCGMATDNVLSYIGIDSGYRSKFGSYYTLETHLSHLRELHAGDRVEVLTQVLGADDKRLHLFHVITREGEEPAATGEQMLIHVDASSGRSGPAQGSVRERLLELTRLHAQLPRPRGVGASIRLR; encoded by the coding sequence ATGCAGCCGTTAGAGATGCGGCATGACTGGCTTGACTACAACGGCCACGTCACTGAGTGCCGATATCTTCAGCTATGCGGCATGGCAACGGACAACGTCCTGAGTTACATCGGCATCGACAGCGGGTACCGGTCCAAATTCGGCAGTTACTACACGCTCGAGACGCACCTTTCCCATCTCCGGGAACTGCATGCTGGAGATCGCGTCGAGGTGCTCACGCAGGTCCTTGGCGCAGACGACAAGCGCCTTCACCTGTTTCATGTCATCACGCGGGAGGGTGAAGAGCCGGCGGCGACGGGCGAGCAGATGCTGATTCACGTCGATGCGAGCAGCGGACGCAGCGGACCGGCACAAGGAAGCGTGCGCGAGCGTCTCCTGGAGCTTACGCGCTTACACGCGCAGCTGCCCCGTCCGCGCGGCGTCGGCGCAAGTATCCGGCTGCGGTGA
- a CDS encoding Xaa-Pro peptidase family protein, whose product MAMPKSSQAFPRSEYLGRLTEVKLEMKRREIDALVVTTPANITYLSGYTSKSGYVPQGLLVFLEDEEPTFITRRMDGPAAIHQMFIDRSRVIGYSEALIANPDRDGYDAIIDFLLDKGLGSRGIGLEAKFLPSLTIEKFRHRAAKSRIVDCTNAVTWIRGLKSDLEIAMMREAAAISDAGMLKAKEVIRPGLREADAAAEIIATLVRGANGKPGTDIASFFMCSTPRTSTCHIRWTEDIFRQGSQINLEFSGVRHGYTSPLMRTMSIGRPADHLRRLHDAEVVGLEAALAAAKTGGTCSDIAVAFNATLKKHGFEKESRCGYAVGIDWTEPTASLKEGDMTVLQPNMTFHLMLGNWIDEDVGYVISETFRVTDAGGEPFTKLPRELFEI is encoded by the coding sequence ATGGCAATGCCCAAGAGCTCGCAGGCGTTTCCCCGATCCGAATATCTGGGAAGATTAACTGAAGTGAAATTGGAAATGAAGCGGCGAGAGATCGACGCGCTGGTGGTTACGACACCTGCCAACATTACCTATCTTTCGGGTTACACATCAAAGTCGGGGTATGTGCCTCAAGGCCTACTCGTGTTTTTAGAAGATGAAGAGCCGACCTTCATTACACGTCGCATGGACGGACCAGCGGCAATTCATCAGATGTTCATCGATCGTAGCCGAGTGATCGGCTACTCGGAAGCGCTCATCGCCAACCCCGATCGGGATGGATACGATGCAATCATCGACTTCCTTTTGGACAAGGGTTTGGGCAGTAGAGGGATCGGGCTCGAAGCGAAATTCTTGCCCTCCTTGACTATTGAGAAGTTCAGGCACCGAGCGGCCAAATCGAGAATTGTCGATTGCACGAACGCGGTTACCTGGATTCGGGGTCTGAAGTCGGATCTCGAAATCGCAATGATGCGTGAAGCCGCCGCCATTAGTGACGCTGGGATGCTTAAAGCGAAAGAAGTCATTCGACCCGGACTGCGTGAAGCCGACGCAGCCGCAGAGATTATTGCAACGTTAGTGCGTGGCGCCAATGGAAAGCCAGGAACGGATATCGCGAGCTTTTTTATGTGCTCGACGCCACGTACGTCTACATGCCACATTCGCTGGACCGAGGACATCTTCCGACAGGGATCGCAGATCAACCTCGAATTCAGCGGCGTACGCCACGGCTATACGTCTCCGTTAATGCGCACCATGTCCATCGGCAGGCCAGCGGACCATCTACGGCGACTGCATGACGCAGAGGTGGTAGGTTTGGAGGCGGCTCTTGCTGCCGCCAAGACGGGTGGCACGTGCAGCGACATCGCAGTGGCCTTCAATGCCACGCTGAAGAAGCATGGTTTTGAGAAGGAATCGCGGTGTGGCTACGCCGTCGGCATCGACTGGACGGAGCCGACGGCAAGCCTGAAGGAAGGTGATATGACGGTCCTCCAGCCAAACATGACGTTTCATCTCATGCTCGGAAACTGGATCGATGAAGATGTCGGTTACGTAATCAGCGAAACGTTTCGCGTCACTGACGCTGGCGGCGAACCATTCACGAAGTTGCCGCGCGAGCTGTTCGAGATCTGA
- a CDS encoding 3-keto-5-aminohexanoate cleavage protein encodes MISEVFITCAVTGSGGAVDLSPHVPVSPEEIAQSAIEAARSGAAVVHIHVRDPKTRRGSRDPALYREVVQRIRKSDVNPVINLTTGLGGDLVLGGPDAPLPPDPSGTDMAPALERLVHVEELRPEICTIDCGSMNFGAKEYVMINTYPTLRKMAARLQELDVRPELEVFDTGHLWLVRDLIEEGLITKPLIQLCMGIRYGAPADPATLMAMVNQIPPGAVYSAFSIGRMQLPYVAMAALAGANVRVGLEDNLYLSRGRLATNAELVERSVQILESIGVRVMRPDEVREKLALKAYV; translated from the coding sequence ATGATTTCCGAGGTGTTCATTACGTGCGCAGTCACTGGCAGCGGGGGGGCTGTGGATCTTAGCCCGCACGTGCCAGTTAGCCCGGAGGAGATCGCGCAATCGGCGATCGAGGCCGCGCGGTCAGGGGCGGCGGTGGTGCACATCCACGTGCGTGATCCGAAAACCCGGCGGGGCTCGCGAGACCCCGCTCTCTATCGGGAAGTGGTGCAGCGAATTCGGAAGTCGGATGTGAACCCGGTGATTAACCTAACGACTGGATTGGGCGGCGATCTTGTGCTGGGTGGGCCCGACGCTCCCCTTCCGCCGGATCCATCTGGGACCGATATGGCGCCCGCGCTTGAACGGCTCGTGCACGTGGAAGAGCTGCGCCCTGAAATCTGCACGATCGACTGTGGGTCGATGAACTTCGGCGCCAAAGAATACGTCATGATCAACACTTACCCGACGCTGCGCAAGATGGCGGCGCGATTGCAGGAGCTCGACGTGCGTCCTGAGCTCGAGGTGTTCGATACCGGTCATCTGTGGTTGGTGCGCGACCTGATCGAGGAGGGGCTGATCACTAAGCCGCTGATCCAGCTGTGCATGGGTATCCGCTATGGCGCGCCAGCCGATCCAGCCACGCTGATGGCGATGGTGAACCAGATCCCGCCGGGTGCCGTCTACTCGGCCTTTTCGATAGGGCGGATGCAGCTTCCGTATGTCGCTATGGCGGCACTAGCCGGCGCAAACGTGCGAGTAGGATTGGAGGACAACCTATACCTGTCGCGCGGAAGGCTTGCGACCAACGCCGAACTCGTCGAGCGGTCGGTACAAATCCTCGAAAGTATCGGAGTGCGGGTGATGCGGCCGGACGAAGTGCGCGAGAAACTCGCGCTCAAAGCTTATGTCTGA
- a CDS encoding M20 family metallopeptidase: METIANSLLSATEQDAIIETRHAMHCEPELSNDEWKTQQRIRDTLQRFGLNRPKTFHKTGLYVDIQGLAPGPQRSIAIRGDIDALPIQEARDDLPYRSQVPGVMHACGHDMHASIALGTALAFHRIRASFSGKLRVFFQPAEEAEPLGGRSVAEEGLLRDFDAAVGFHVKTDLPAGMYGARTGAVTKSADQFELKLIGTMAHGAKPHAGVDAIAMAGAFINEVQKIVSREMPFDDGAIITIGTIAGGEATNIICPSVCMTGTIRTSGAERRTLLVQRVREIAEGVAAMHRGKAEFSCKLGEPPVINDAEMVERFRRLVVETVGEDKFSDKKSPTAGGGSDDFGFYSACVPSIYFWFGSEERGNESGVHTPTFGASDNLLVPTTELTIRYCLAMLNS, from the coding sequence ATGGAAACAATCGCGAACAGCTTGCTTTCCGCCACTGAACAGGACGCCATAATCGAGACGCGTCATGCCATGCATTGCGAGCCCGAGCTTTCAAACGATGAATGGAAGACACAGCAACGGATCCGTGACACCCTGCAAAGATTCGGACTGAACCGCCCCAAGACATTTCACAAGACCGGTCTTTACGTTGACATTCAGGGATTGGCCCCTGGGCCGCAGCGTTCCATCGCTATTCGCGGCGACATCGATGCATTGCCAATCCAGGAAGCTCGAGATGATTTGCCATATCGTTCGCAAGTTCCGGGCGTTATGCATGCCTGTGGACACGATATGCACGCGTCAATCGCATTGGGCACCGCCCTCGCATTCCATAGGATTCGCGCGAGTTTTTCTGGCAAGCTTCGCGTGTTTTTTCAGCCTGCTGAGGAGGCAGAGCCGCTCGGTGGCCGTTCAGTTGCTGAGGAAGGGTTACTCCGAGACTTTGACGCTGCCGTCGGCTTTCACGTGAAAACTGATTTGCCCGCGGGAATGTATGGCGCACGCACTGGCGCAGTGACCAAGTCGGCCGACCAATTTGAGCTCAAATTGATCGGGACCATGGCTCATGGGGCTAAGCCGCACGCCGGCGTGGACGCAATTGCGATGGCAGGGGCATTTATCAACGAAGTGCAAAAGATCGTATCGCGGGAGATGCCCTTCGACGATGGAGCGATCATCACGATTGGTACGATCGCAGGAGGGGAGGCGACAAACATCATTTGCCCTTCCGTCTGCATGACCGGGACAATCAGAACAAGCGGTGCAGAGCGTAGAACGCTTTTGGTTCAGCGCGTTCGAGAGATTGCCGAAGGCGTGGCGGCCATGCATCGAGGCAAAGCGGAATTTTCCTGCAAGCTTGGGGAGCCGCCTGTCATCAATGATGCTGAAATGGTCGAACGGTTTCGGCGGCTCGTCGTGGAAACGGTGGGCGAAGATAAGTTTTCTGACAAGAAGTCTCCGACCGCCGGCGGCGGCAGCGATGACTTCGGTTTCTATTCCGCCTGCGTGCCTTCGATTTATTTCTGGTTTGGCAGCGAGGAACGCGGCAATGAGTCTGGCGTGCACACGCCGACTTTCGGGGCGTCGGATAACCTGCTCGTTCCAACTACGGAACTAACGATCCGCTACTGCTTGGCAATGCTGAATTCGTGA
- a CDS encoding ABC transporter permease, producing the protein MFDDLIDKLLAAAGRLLRVFVYLTLILPAVIVVATSFTSGDAMRFPPTGFSFRWYYAFWESSLFIDSLTLSLKVAALATLLSLLFGFAAAFGIERHNFRGRGLIRGFMLSPLLIPAVVLGLGLMQMQVWIGISQTFLGLLVGHVVVTLPYVVRTLSASMVLFDRNLEQAAMSLRATPVTVLRTVTIPLLVPGIISAGVFAFVTSFGNVNLSVFLGAGGNVTLPVQVLAYVEQTVDPLVAAVSSVVIVFTLLAILIADRISGPRSVV; encoded by the coding sequence ATGTTCGATGACCTGATAGATAAACTTCTAGCGGCGGCAGGCAGGCTTCTTCGCGTCTTTGTATACCTCACGCTGATACTTCCTGCCGTCATTGTCGTCGCGACTTCATTTACATCGGGCGACGCGATGCGGTTTCCTCCGACGGGCTTCTCTTTCCGTTGGTATTACGCGTTCTGGGAGAGTTCACTTTTCATCGACTCGCTGACTCTAAGTCTGAAAGTGGCCGCGCTCGCGACATTGCTATCCCTTCTGTTTGGTTTCGCGGCGGCATTCGGGATCGAGCGACACAACTTTCGGGGGCGAGGGCTCATACGAGGTTTCATGCTTTCTCCGCTGCTGATCCCAGCCGTGGTCCTCGGCTTGGGATTGATGCAAATGCAAGTCTGGATTGGCATAAGTCAAACGTTCCTTGGCTTGCTCGTCGGACACGTGGTCGTGACGCTGCCCTACGTAGTCCGCACGCTGTCTGCGAGTATGGTTTTGTTCGATAGAAATCTGGAGCAGGCCGCAATGAGTCTGCGTGCAACACCCGTGACCGTTCTAAGGACAGTGACGATCCCGCTTCTTGTGCCTGGCATCATTTCCGCCGGTGTGTTCGCGTTTGTTACTTCCTTCGGAAATGTGAACCTCTCAGTTTTCTTAGGCGCCGGAGGTAATGTCACGCTTCCCGTACAGGTACTGGCTTATGTCGAGCAAACAGTGGACCCGCTCGTTGCCGCCGTATCCTCGGTCGTGATCGTCTTCACATTGCTGGCCATCTTGATCGCCGATCGTATCTCGGGCCCAAGGTCTGTCGTCTAG
- a CDS encoding ABC transporter permease: protein MSPSTTESETEKKTWLLFLAPALLTLIVFLLIPAGIVLRISFFPGSTTIGAQGYSLAQYEKFFGNSLYLSVLGETVSYAVIVCLGCLVLGFPVGYSLARHPPYQRRLRMLMVIVPLTLSLVIVVFGWLVLLGRQGLVNNILMWLGIISSPQQLLFNRTAVVVVLIQQFLPFMILSVMNVVMQIDPVLEQASTSLRASRARTFIKVIIPLSTPGIMAGLSLIFVMAVSAFVTPRLVGGPRAQMIGGFVYDQILSTSNWPFGAAMAFILFAVGFGLMAALNVTIIRPLTRGLHVR, encoded by the coding sequence ATGAGCCCGTCTACAACTGAATCGGAAACTGAGAAAAAAACCTGGTTGCTATTCTTGGCGCCGGCATTGCTCACCCTGATCGTTTTTCTGCTCATTCCGGCTGGCATCGTCCTGCGGATAAGCTTCTTTCCCGGCAGCACAACAATAGGCGCGCAAGGCTACTCGCTCGCTCAGTACGAGAAATTCTTCGGAAACTCGCTCTACCTTTCAGTGCTTGGGGAAACAGTGAGCTACGCAGTCATTGTTTGTCTTGGATGCTTAGTCCTTGGTTTTCCTGTCGGTTATTCTCTCGCGCGCCACCCTCCATATCAGCGTCGCTTGCGAATGCTAATGGTGATCGTACCCCTCACCTTGAGTCTGGTGATTGTTGTGTTTGGCTGGTTGGTGCTCCTGGGTCGACAAGGGTTGGTGAACAATATCCTCATGTGGTTGGGAATTATCTCCAGTCCGCAGCAGCTATTGTTCAATCGCACAGCTGTCGTAGTCGTTCTAATTCAGCAATTCCTCCCATTCATGATCCTTTCGGTGATGAATGTTGTTATGCAAATAGATCCCGTTCTCGAGCAGGCGTCGACGAGTCTGCGTGCAAGTCGCGCGCGTACGTTCATAAAGGTGATTATCCCTCTCTCAACCCCAGGAATAATGGCAGGATTGTCTCTGATCTTCGTCATGGCCGTTTCTGCTTTTGTCACTCCCCGGCTAGTTGGTGGACCTCGTGCGCAAATGATTGGCGGCTTTGTTTATGATCAAATCCTCAGCACATCGAACTGGCCATTTGGCGCAGCCATGGCTTTCATTTTGTTCGCCGTAGGGTTCGGACTCATGGCCGCCCTAAACGTCACCATCATCCGCCCTCTCACGAGAGGCCTCCATGTTCGATGA
- a CDS encoding CmcJ/NvfI family oxidoreductase — translation MANVNQRPSVASVNRDHLQFVQGQIRFARRSIEEEVPIGPDSANFFSCDVRIRNARPFVNELSLDREGFTLVQHTTSCADERDPEILRNSYLDEMVPFIKDYFNASWVVPKGDAIFVRRAGLPVIPGTDVTAVPGVRAATVGGAHIDYTAIAGPMLAARENQLRGIPIRSYSRLMIINTWRVVSQPPQDNSLALCDSSSVLDTDILVDDYTDKESGFTWKAGLPRYNALHRWYYFADMTPDELIMFKGYDTAQNYNVVHAGFDNRRAYPNASIRESIEARFYVYYD, via the coding sequence ATGGCAAATGTAAACCAACGTCCATCCGTAGCATCCGTGAACCGTGATCACCTGCAGTTCGTCCAGGGGCAAATACGCTTTGCCCGACGTTCGATAGAAGAGGAAGTACCAATAGGGCCAGACAGCGCTAACTTCTTCAGCTGCGACGTCAGGATTCGCAACGCGCGGCCATTCGTGAACGAACTGTCCTTAGACCGTGAAGGATTCACGCTGGTTCAGCACACAACCTCCTGTGCGGACGAACGTGATCCGGAGATCTTACGAAACAGCTATCTCGATGAAATGGTGCCGTTCATTAAGGACTACTTCAACGCGTCCTGGGTCGTACCAAAAGGAGATGCCATCTTTGTTCGTCGCGCGGGACTGCCGGTAATCCCTGGAACCGATGTGACTGCGGTCCCCGGAGTAAGGGCAGCAACCGTTGGAGGCGCTCATATTGATTATACAGCGATCGCAGGTCCCATGCTTGCGGCGCGGGAGAACCAATTGCGAGGCATTCCGATCCGCTCGTATTCCCGCTTGATGATAATTAATACGTGGCGAGTTGTGTCGCAACCTCCGCAGGATAACTCCTTGGCGCTCTGTGACAGCTCCAGCGTGCTTGATACTGATATTCTTGTGGACGACTATACCGACAAGGAGAGCGGCTTTACGTGGAAAGCTGGCCTTCCTCGCTACAACGCGCTTCATCGTTGGTACTATTTCGCGGATATGACACCGGACGAGCTTATCATGTTTAAGGGCTACGACACGGCGCAAAACTACAATGTGGTGCATGCCGGCTTTGACAATCGTCGAGCGTACCCCAATGCAAGCATTCGCGAGAGTATCGAAGCGCGCTTCTACGTCTACTACGATTGA
- a CDS encoding SDR family oxidoreductase, with protein sequence MSKDSYKQHDDQVYARRWSLEGRVALVTGAIGGLGKAIVAELRERGAEVHGADVIGEDTFHADLSTAEGNRDMVSHVLAIAGRLDILVLNAGCQFTAPLDQFPDAEWNRLRAVMLDGPFFALKAAWPALTKSPGGRVVVTASPLSHGGASDKAAYTAAKHGVLGLLRVAALEGAKYGLTVNAVAPGWMDTAIMQGQLQDQAAKRGIGTDEVIALFRAEQPGNRLIDVREVAATVGFLVSPSASAVNGACIPVDLGASAR encoded by the coding sequence ATGTCCAAAGATAGTTACAAACAACACGACGATCAGGTCTACGCGCGTCGGTGGTCGCTTGAGGGTCGAGTCGCGCTGGTAACCGGAGCTATAGGAGGGCTCGGCAAGGCCATCGTGGCCGAACTGCGCGAACGCGGGGCGGAGGTACATGGCGCGGATGTCATCGGCGAGGATACATTTCATGCGGATCTCTCCACTGCGGAGGGAAATCGGGACATGGTTTCCCATGTTCTTGCGATAGCGGGACGTCTCGACATCCTTGTGCTCAATGCTGGATGTCAGTTCACGGCACCGCTCGATCAATTTCCCGACGCAGAATGGAATCGCCTTCGAGCTGTAATGCTCGACGGACCATTCTTCGCATTGAAGGCGGCATGGCCGGCTCTGACGAAATCCCCTGGTGGTCGCGTTGTGGTCACGGCATCGCCCTTGAGCCACGGGGGTGCATCCGACAAAGCTGCCTACACTGCCGCAAAGCACGGAGTTCTCGGCCTCCTCCGCGTTGCGGCGTTGGAAGGGGCCAAGTACGGCCTTACGGTAAATGCTGTCGCGCCCGGCTGGATGGATACCGCCATAATGCAGGGGCAACTGCAGGATCAGGCAGCAAAGCGAGGCATAGGCACCGACGAAGTTATCGCGCTCTTCCGTGCGGAACAACCAGGCAATCGTCTTATCGATGTTCGTGAGGTCGCGGCGACCGTTGGCTTTCTTGTGAGCCCCTCTGCTTCCGCAGTCAACGGCGCTTGCATACCGGTCGACCTCGGTGCGAGTGCTCGCTAA